One Kribbella sp. NBC_00662 genomic region harbors:
- a CDS encoding kelch repeat-containing protein, translating into MTRRRARDIRALAVLLTTIAAVAASVLTGSAVAPAAAVVSGSTAGGPSGSRAVPAGCNVAATATDGSTPLARCYAVGRAGDHGALAQRTAGPLPGSLGPTEIKTAYALPDGGAGRTVAIVDAFGYENAESDLAVFRAHYGLAPCTTDNGCFRKVDQRGGTDYPQEDAGWSIETALDLDAVSSACPDCHILLVQADSNSSPSLGQAVDTAASLGAVAISNSYGVDGELPFETYYDHYYDHPGIAVTVSAGDVGNVQSYPSTSPNVISVGGTTLTRDDSTPRGWHEAAWADGGSGCSLYEPRPEYQAGLDTGCPDTRASADVAAVADPDTGLAVYNTLGQDGWAQYGGTSLSAPLVAAMYALAGTPVPGTDPVTYLYRQHNSLTDVTEGADGSCGDVRCTAGPGWDAPTGVGTPIGVSALTLGSYGWASGSVRTGRQTLDGAAVTFTDQNGYRTRAVVDKSGRYKVAVAAGTYRVVASKFGYADAALDQVTVSAGATVARNFALSPVARRTVSGTVSDGSGQGWPIYAKISIDGYPDGAVHTDPFTGRYSVELPVGTTYKLHVEAAGLPGYRATDSTVAVGNGRGALVRDVALGADESSCTAAGYGRTFQGAGTGFEGWSGPKDGWHVTDDAGSGKTWSFDDPGAKGNLTGAGGQFAIVDNWSSPVDRNDTSLVSPVADLSDLSRPTVGFDTYYYDYGFGEQDGVVDLSLDGGATWQNVWAAPDTFVTGHVEVPIPQAAHKSDVRVRFRFSGAADNYWELDDVYVGNRSCDATPGGLVAGFVRDHNTGAALTGVQVAGGTAPAVSHATTDDSQIGDGYYWLFGSTGNVALTATGRQYAEARQTARVVAHRTTRLDWSLEAGRVTVTPSTISVNAGKGAVGPRTITLTNHGTKAAQVSLIEQDRGFTAADGHHRLTAPGAPLQREKVDASALSFAKHGQGGHNPVPSRDASPNPAWSQLPDYPTPIMDNVVAEDDGVVYSVSGATDDGLTAAGYAYDRTAGSWRRIADLPEPRESAVGGFVGGKLYVTGGWDQQGNPSSATYAYDPAQNRWSRVADLPVPSSASAGTVMGGALYVVAGCQSQACTEATDTYRYDASRNTWTRVAAYPEHVVMAGCTGSGDGLICAGGLVPLLDDPWHEFPVSSAYRYTPDSDSWTRIADMPYSAWGMAYSGSGGKLQLVGGITGSGYITNQAVQFDPATGAWSALPNATYSMFRGGAACGLSRIGGSIGGFTATPFAEYLSGQDACVLGADVSWLSADRTRISIPAGRSVTVRLRFDAAATSTAGTYDARLAFTSDTPYAVAPATVTLTRR; encoded by the coding sequence TTGACGAGGAGACGAGCCCGGGACATCCGGGCCTTGGCGGTCCTCCTGACGACGATCGCCGCAGTGGCGGCGTCGGTGCTGACAGGATCGGCCGTGGCGCCCGCTGCGGCTGTAGTGAGCGGATCGACGGCAGGCGGACCGTCCGGCAGCCGCGCCGTCCCGGCCGGGTGCAATGTCGCCGCGACGGCTACCGACGGGTCAACGCCGTTGGCGCGTTGTTATGCGGTCGGGCGGGCCGGCGATCACGGCGCGCTGGCGCAGCGCACGGCCGGGCCGCTCCCCGGCTCGTTGGGGCCGACCGAGATCAAGACGGCGTACGCCCTGCCTGACGGCGGCGCCGGGCGGACCGTCGCGATCGTCGACGCCTTCGGCTACGAGAACGCCGAATCGGATCTGGCCGTGTTCCGCGCGCACTACGGCCTGGCGCCGTGTACGACGGACAACGGCTGCTTCCGCAAGGTCGACCAGCGCGGCGGGACCGACTATCCGCAAGAGGACGCCGGCTGGTCCATCGAGACGGCCCTCGACCTGGATGCGGTCTCGTCGGCCTGTCCCGACTGCCACATCCTGCTCGTCCAGGCCGACAGCAACAGCTCACCGAGTCTCGGCCAGGCGGTCGACACCGCCGCGTCCCTGGGCGCTGTGGCGATCTCGAACTCGTACGGCGTCGATGGTGAGCTTCCGTTCGAGACGTACTACGACCACTACTACGACCACCCCGGCATCGCCGTCACCGTGTCGGCCGGCGATGTGGGCAACGTCCAGAGCTATCCGTCCACCTCGCCGAACGTGATCTCGGTCGGCGGTACGACGCTCACCCGGGACGACTCGACGCCGCGCGGATGGCACGAGGCGGCGTGGGCCGACGGCGGCAGCGGTTGCTCGCTCTACGAGCCACGCCCCGAGTACCAAGCCGGCCTGGACACCGGGTGCCCCGACACCCGGGCCTCCGCCGACGTGGCTGCTGTCGCCGATCCGGACACCGGGCTCGCTGTCTACAACACCCTCGGGCAGGACGGATGGGCGCAGTACGGCGGTACATCCCTGTCCGCACCGCTGGTCGCCGCGATGTACGCGCTGGCGGGCACGCCCGTCCCCGGTACCGATCCGGTCACCTACTTGTATCGCCAGCACAACTCGCTCACCGACGTCACCGAGGGTGCCGACGGTTCGTGTGGCGACGTGCGCTGCACTGCGGGCCCCGGCTGGGATGCTCCGACCGGTGTCGGTACGCCGATCGGTGTGTCGGCCCTGACGCTCGGATCGTACGGCTGGGCCTCGGGTTCGGTCCGGACGGGCCGGCAGACGCTCGACGGAGCGGCAGTCACCTTCACCGACCAGAACGGCTATCGCACCCGCGCCGTCGTCGACAAGTCCGGTCGCTACAAGGTCGCCGTGGCCGCGGGAACCTACCGGGTCGTCGCGTCGAAGTTCGGGTACGCCGACGCGGCGCTCGACCAGGTCACCGTGTCCGCGGGTGCGACCGTGGCCAGGAACTTCGCGCTGTCGCCGGTGGCGCGTCGTACCGTCAGCGGCACCGTCTCCGACGGGTCCGGTCAGGGTTGGCCGATCTACGCGAAGATCTCCATCGACGGATACCCCGACGGCGCCGTCCACACCGATCCGTTCACCGGCCGCTACAGCGTGGAGCTTCCAGTCGGTACGACCTACAAGTTGCACGTCGAGGCGGCCGGCCTGCCCGGCTACCGGGCCACCGACTCCACCGTTGCCGTCGGCAACGGAAGGGGTGCGCTGGTGCGCGACGTCGCGCTGGGCGCGGACGAGTCGAGCTGCACGGCCGCCGGCTACGGTCGCACGTTCCAAGGGGCCGGTACCGGTTTCGAGGGATGGTCCGGACCGAAGGACGGCTGGCACGTGACCGACGACGCGGGGAGCGGCAAGACCTGGTCCTTCGACGATCCGGGTGCTAAGGGCAACCTCACCGGCGCCGGCGGGCAGTTCGCCATCGTCGACAACTGGTCGTCGCCGGTCGACCGCAACGACACGAGCCTGGTCAGCCCGGTCGCGGACCTGTCCGATCTCTCCCGGCCGACCGTTGGTTTCGACACCTACTACTACGACTACGGGTTCGGTGAACAGGACGGCGTCGTCGACCTGAGCCTCGACGGCGGCGCGACCTGGCAGAACGTCTGGGCTGCGCCGGACACCTTCGTCACCGGACACGTCGAGGTGCCGATCCCGCAGGCTGCGCACAAGTCCGATGTCCGGGTCCGGTTCCGGTTCAGCGGGGCGGCCGACAACTACTGGGAGCTGGACGACGTGTACGTCGGCAACCGGTCGTGCGACGCGACGCCGGGTGGCCTCGTGGCAGGCTTCGTCCGCGACCACAACACCGGTGCCGCACTGACCGGCGTGCAGGTTGCCGGTGGCACCGCCCCGGCGGTCAGCCACGCGACGACCGACGACTCGCAGATCGGCGACGGCTACTACTGGCTGTTCGGCAGCACCGGCAACGTTGCGCTCACCGCCACCGGGCGGCAGTACGCCGAGGCGAGGCAGACGGCCCGGGTTGTCGCGCACCGGACGACCCGGCTCGACTGGTCGCTCGAGGCAGGCCGAGTGACCGTGACTCCGTCGACGATCTCGGTCAACGCCGGCAAGGGGGCGGTGGGCCCCCGGACGATCACGCTCACCAATCACGGCACGAAGGCCGCTCAGGTGTCACTGATCGAGCAGGACCGTGGGTTCACGGCGGCCGACGGCCATCACCGGCTGACGGCTCCCGGAGCACCGCTGCAGCGGGAGAAGGTGGACGCATCCGCGCTGTCGTTCGCGAAGCACGGCCAGGGCGGTCACAACCCGGTGCCGTCCCGGGACGCGTCACCGAATCCTGCGTGGTCGCAGCTGCCGGATTACCCGACGCCGATCATGGACAACGTCGTCGCCGAGGACGACGGGGTTGTCTATTCGGTCAGCGGCGCGACTGACGACGGCCTGACGGCCGCCGGGTACGCCTACGACCGGACGGCCGGTTCGTGGCGGCGGATCGCCGACCTGCCGGAGCCGCGGGAGAGCGCTGTCGGCGGCTTTGTGGGCGGCAAGCTGTATGTCACCGGAGGCTGGGACCAGCAGGGCAACCCGAGCTCTGCGACGTACGCGTACGACCCGGCGCAGAACCGGTGGTCACGCGTCGCCGACCTGCCCGTGCCGAGCAGCGCGTCGGCCGGCACGGTCATGGGCGGAGCCCTGTACGTGGTGGCCGGTTGTCAGTCGCAGGCGTGCACGGAAGCGACTGACACGTACAGGTACGACGCCAGTCGCAACACGTGGACGCGGGTGGCGGCGTACCCGGAACACGTCGTGATGGCGGGTTGCACGGGCTCGGGTGACGGACTGATCTGTGCCGGTGGTCTCGTGCCGTTGCTCGACGATCCGTGGCACGAGTTCCCGGTCTCGAGCGCCTACCGTTACACACCCGACTCGGACAGCTGGACCCGGATCGCCGATATGCCGTATTCCGCCTGGGGCATGGCGTACTCCGGCAGTGGCGGCAAGCTGCAACTGGTCGGCGGCATCACCGGTAGTGGCTACATCACCAACCAGGCCGTCCAGTTCGATCCGGCGACAGGTGCGTGGTCGGCCCTGCCGAACGCGACGTACAGCATGTTCCGCGGCGGCGCGGCCTGCGGGCTGAGCAGGATCGGTGGTTCGATCGGAGGCTTCACCGCGACGCCGTTCGCCGAGTACCTGTCCGGTCAGGACGCGTGTGTCCTCGGCGCGGACGTGAGTTGGTTGTCGGCCGACCGTACCCGGATCAGCATTCCCGCCGGCCGTTCGGTGACGGTGCGACTGCGGTTCGATGCTGCGGCGACGTCCACGGCAGGAACGTACGACGCTCGGCTGGCCTTCACCTCGGATACGCCGTATGCCGTCGCGCCGGCGACGGTCACGCTGACGCGCCGCTGA
- a CDS encoding non-heme iron oxygenase ferredoxin subunit, protein MSDSFERACAAADVPDEGVIPVEVGGVEVAVVKSEGQYFAVRDECSHAQIQLSEGDVGECEIECWLHGSRFDLRTGEPTSLPAYDPVPIYPVRLDGDDVLVDVKNPLNQAAL, encoded by the coding sequence GTGAGCGACAGCTTCGAGCGCGCCTGCGCCGCCGCCGATGTACCCGACGAGGGAGTCATCCCGGTCGAGGTCGGCGGTGTCGAGGTCGCGGTCGTGAAGAGCGAGGGACAGTACTTCGCGGTGCGGGACGAGTGCTCGCACGCGCAGATCCAGCTGTCCGAGGGTGACGTCGGCGAGTGCGAGATCGAGTGCTGGCTGCACGGGTCCCGCTTCGACCTGCGCACCGGCGAGCCGACCAGCCTGCCGGCGTACGACCCGGTGCCGATCTACCCCGTGCGCCTCGACGGCGACGACGTACTCGTCGACGTGAAGAACCCCCTGAACCAAGCAGCCCTGTAA
- a CDS encoding ABC transporter permease — MSTYAPQPGSAPWPRKVLAHSRMEFKLLVRNGEQLLLALVIPLGILLLLGATGLGDRLPLGDGRPIDQAVPRVLALAILSSSFTSLAIATGFERRYGVIKRLGASPLSRTGLLAGKIGAVLIVQLIQLAVLIGTGFALGWKPVGGAEAVVGVILTVLCGTAAFASLGLLMAGVLRAEATLAAANLLYLLLLVGGAIMTPVDEYPAGLQSVVRLLPSAALANGLANSTVEGMIPWAAALSLALWAGVLGYLVSRTFRWD; from the coding sequence ATGAGCACCTACGCACCGCAGCCGGGAAGTGCGCCGTGGCCGCGGAAGGTTCTCGCGCACTCGCGGATGGAGTTCAAGCTGCTCGTCCGCAACGGCGAGCAGCTGCTGCTCGCGCTGGTCATCCCGCTCGGCATCCTGCTGCTGCTCGGTGCCACCGGCCTGGGCGACCGCCTGCCGCTCGGCGACGGCCGGCCGATCGACCAGGCCGTCCCGCGCGTGCTCGCCCTGGCCATCCTGTCGTCGTCGTTCACCTCGCTCGCCATCGCGACCGGTTTCGAGCGCAGGTACGGCGTGATCAAACGCCTCGGCGCCTCGCCGCTGTCCCGCACCGGCCTGCTGGCCGGCAAGATCGGCGCCGTCCTGATCGTCCAGCTGATCCAGCTCGCAGTACTGATCGGCACCGGATTCGCACTGGGCTGGAAGCCGGTGGGCGGGGCCGAGGCTGTCGTCGGCGTGATCCTGACCGTCCTGTGCGGCACCGCGGCCTTCGCGTCACTCGGTCTGCTGATGGCCGGCGTACTGCGTGCCGAGGCGACGCTGGCCGCCGCGAACCTGCTGTATCTGCTGCTGTTGGTCGGCGGGGCGATCATGACGCCTGTCGACGAATACCCGGCCGGACTGCAGAGCGTCGTACGGCTGCTGCCGAGTGCCGCCCTGGCGAACGGGCTGGCGAACTCGACCGTCGAAGGGATGATCCCGTGGGCGGCCGCTTTGTCCCTGGCGCTGTGGGCCGGCGTGCTCGGATACCTGGTCTCCCGGACCTTCCGCTGGGACTGA
- the sufB gene encoding Fe-S cluster assembly protein SufB, with the protein MTQTAHPELEGLGNYQYGWADSDAAGAVAQRGLSTDVVRGISALKNEPEWMLDLRLKGLKLFDRKPMPSWGADLSGIDFDNIKYFVRSTEKQATSWEELPPDIKNTYDKLGIPEAEKQRLVAGVAAQYESEVVYHQIREDLEAQGVIFLDTDTGLKEHPELFKEYFGSVIPVGDNKFASLNTAVWSGGSFIYVPKGVKVDIPLQAYFRINTENMGQFERTLIIVDEDAYVHYVEGCTAPIYKSDSLHSAVVEIIVKKGARCRYTTIQNWSNNVYNLVTKRATCEEGATMEWIDGNIGSKVTMKYPAVYLMGEHAKGETLSVAFAGEGQHQDAGSKMVHNAPYTSSSIVSKSVARGGGRTSYRGLVEVAPGSHHSKSTVRCDALLVDTISRSDTYPYVDVREDDVAMGHEATVSKVSDDQLFYLMSRGMAEDEAMAMIVRGFIEPIARELPMEYALELNRLIELQMEGAVG; encoded by the coding sequence ATGACGCAAACCGCTCACCCCGAACTGGAAGGCCTCGGCAACTACCAGTACGGCTGGGCCGACTCCGACGCCGCCGGTGCGGTCGCCCAGCGCGGCCTCAGCACCGACGTGGTGCGGGGGATCTCCGCCCTCAAGAACGAGCCGGAGTGGATGCTCGACCTGCGGCTGAAGGGCCTGAAGCTCTTCGACCGCAAGCCGATGCCGTCGTGGGGCGCCGACCTGTCCGGGATCGACTTCGACAACATCAAGTACTTCGTCCGGTCCACCGAGAAGCAGGCCACCTCCTGGGAGGAGCTGCCGCCGGACATCAAGAACACCTACGACAAGCTCGGCATCCCGGAGGCGGAGAAGCAGCGCCTGGTCGCCGGCGTCGCCGCGCAGTACGAGTCGGAGGTCGTCTACCACCAGATCCGTGAGGACCTGGAGGCGCAGGGCGTCATCTTCCTCGACACCGACACCGGCCTGAAGGAGCACCCGGAGCTCTTCAAGGAGTACTTCGGCTCCGTCATCCCGGTCGGCGACAACAAGTTCGCCTCGCTGAACACCGCGGTCTGGTCCGGCGGCTCGTTCATCTACGTGCCCAAGGGCGTCAAGGTGGACATCCCGCTGCAGGCCTACTTCCGGATCAACACCGAGAACATGGGCCAGTTCGAGCGGACCCTGATCATCGTCGACGAGGACGCCTACGTGCACTACGTCGAGGGCTGCACGGCGCCGATCTACAAGTCGGACTCGCTGCACTCCGCGGTGGTCGAGATCATCGTGAAGAAGGGCGCCCGCTGCCGCTACACGACGATCCAGAACTGGTCGAACAACGTCTACAACCTGGTCACCAAGCGCGCCACCTGCGAAGAGGGCGCGACGATGGAGTGGATCGACGGCAACATCGGTTCCAAGGTGACGATGAAGTACCCGGCCGTCTACCTGATGGGTGAGCACGCCAAGGGCGAGACGCTGTCGGTCGCGTTCGCGGGCGAGGGCCAGCACCAGGACGCCGGCTCGAAGATGGTGCACAACGCGCCGTACACGTCGAGCTCGATCGTGTCGAAGTCGGTGGCCCGCGGCGGCGGCCGGACGTCGTACCGCGGTCTGGTCGAGGTCGCGCCGGGCTCCCACCACAGCAAGTCCACGGTGCGCTGTGACGCGCTGCTGGTCGACACGATCAGCCGCTCCGACACCTACCCGTACGTCGACGTCCGCGAGGACGACGTGGCGATGGGTCACGAGGCGACCGTGTCCAAGGTCAGCGACGACCAGCTCTTCTACCTGATGAGCCGGGGCATGGCCGAGGACGAGGCGATGGCGATGATCGTCCGCGGCTTCATCGAGCCGATCGCCCGCGAGCTCCCGATGGAGTACGCGCTGGAACTGAACCGTTTGATCGAGCTGCAGATGGAAGGGGCCGTCGGCTGA
- the sufD gene encoding Fe-S cluster assembly protein SufD produces MSAAETLVATGNRAHSHGPGSPVPLQARSERPTSYDVADFAVPTGREEEWRFTPVKQLKALFEDAAGTETPKVDASGPEGVVFETVAADSLKVGKPQDRSAAVAWNHAGDAFAVRIPVEAELTEAVHVNVASLGARGFSHLIIESGRHSKAIVIIDHSGSGELGSNVEIVVGDGAELRVVSIQQGDHESIHLGQHDAVVGRDAKLHHVAVTLGGKIVRIGTNVRYAGPGGDAELLGVYFAESGQHHENRLFVDHEAANCKSNVLYKGALAGDNARSVWIGDVLIRAAAEGTDTFELNRNLVLTDGARADSVPNLEIETGEIEGAGHASATGRFDDEQLFYLQARGIPEDAARRLVVSGFFNDIIGKIGVPEVTEHLHEVIEEKLARTAELSESAKVVVGR; encoded by the coding sequence ATGTCCGCCGCTGAAACCCTTGTTGCTACCGGCAACAGGGCGCACTCCCACGGGCCGGGTTCGCCGGTCCCGCTCCAGGCCCGCAGCGAGCGGCCGACGTCGTACGACGTGGCCGACTTCGCGGTGCCGACCGGACGCGAGGAGGAGTGGCGCTTCACCCCGGTCAAGCAGCTGAAGGCACTGTTCGAGGACGCGGCCGGCACCGAGACCCCGAAGGTCGACGCGTCCGGTCCGGAGGGCGTGGTCTTCGAGACCGTCGCCGCGGACTCGCTCAAGGTCGGCAAGCCGCAGGACCGCTCCGCGGCCGTCGCCTGGAACCACGCCGGCGACGCGTTCGCGGTCCGGATCCCGGTCGAGGCCGAGCTGACCGAGGCGGTGCACGTCAACGTCGCGAGCCTCGGCGCCCGCGGCTTCAGCCACCTGATCATCGAGTCCGGCCGGCACAGCAAGGCCATCGTGATCATCGATCACAGCGGATCCGGCGAGCTCGGCAGCAACGTCGAGATCGTCGTCGGTGACGGCGCCGAGTTGCGGGTCGTCTCGATCCAGCAGGGCGACCACGAGTCGATCCACCTCGGCCAGCACGACGCCGTCGTCGGCCGGGACGCGAAGCTCCACCACGTCGCGGTCACTCTGGGCGGCAAGATCGTCCGGATCGGCACCAACGTCCGGTACGCCGGTCCCGGTGGCGACGCCGAACTGCTCGGGGTGTACTTCGCGGAGTCCGGTCAGCACCACGAGAACCGGCTCTTCGTCGACCACGAGGCGGCCAACTGCAAGAGCAACGTGCTCTACAAGGGCGCGCTGGCCGGTGACAACGCCCGCTCGGTGTGGATCGGCGACGTGCTGATCCGGGCCGCGGCCGAGGGCACCGACACCTTCGAGCTGAACCGCAACCTGGTCCTGACCGACGGCGCCCGCGCCGACTCGGTGCCGAACCTGGAGATCGAGACCGGCGAGATCGAGGGCGCCGGCCACGCGTCCGCGACCGGCCGGTTCGACGACGAGCAGCTGTTCTACCTGCAGGCCCGCGGCATCCCCGAGGACGCGGCCCGGCGGCTGGTGGTGTCCGGCTTCTTCAACGACATCATCGGCAAGATCGGCGTACCCGAGGTCACCGAGCACCTGCACGAGGTGATCGAAGAGAAGCTGGCCCGCACCGCCGAGCTGAGCGAATCCGCCAAGGTGGTCGTCGGCCGGTGA
- a CDS encoding ABC transporter ATP-binding protein gives MPVAVEIDNLVVRYGEKTAVDGLSLTVAAGTVTAVLGPNGAGKTTTVESCEGFRRPDSGQVRVLGLDPIADHDELMPRIGVMLQEGGAWSGVRAVEMLKYVATLHTHPLDIPALVERLDLGSCGRTPYRRLSGGQKQRLSFALAIVGRPEIAFLDEPTTGLDPHGRREIWQVIRDLRDDGVTVVLTTHAMDEAEQLSDQVHVVSAGKVIASGTPDDLTEHHKKSLEDVFLELTAKPERS, from the coding sequence GTGCCAGTCGCGGTAGAGATCGACAACCTCGTCGTGCGGTACGGCGAGAAGACCGCGGTCGACGGTCTCAGTCTCACCGTAGCCGCCGGCACGGTGACGGCCGTGCTCGGCCCGAACGGCGCCGGCAAGACCACGACCGTGGAGAGCTGTGAGGGGTTCCGGCGGCCCGACTCGGGCCAGGTCCGGGTGCTCGGGCTGGATCCGATCGCGGACCACGACGAGTTGATGCCGCGGATCGGCGTGATGCTCCAGGAGGGCGGCGCCTGGTCCGGCGTCCGCGCGGTCGAGATGCTCAAGTACGTCGCCACGCTGCACACCCATCCGCTCGACATCCCGGCCCTGGTGGAGCGCCTCGACCTGGGCAGCTGCGGCCGGACGCCGTACCGCCGGCTGTCGGGTGGCCAGAAGCAGCGACTGTCGTTCGCGCTGGCGATCGTGGGGCGGCCGGAGATCGCGTTCCTCGACGAGCCGACGACCGGTCTGGACCCGCACGGCCGGCGCGAGATCTGGCAGGTGATCCGCGACCTGCGCGACGACGGCGTCACGGTCGTCCTCACCACCCACGCGATGGACGAGGCCGAGCAGCTGTCCGACCAGGTCCACGTGGTGTCGGCCGGCAAGGTGATCGCCTCCGGCACCCCCGACGACCTGACCGAGCACCACAAGAAGTCCCTCGAGGACGTCTTCCTCGAACTCACCGCCAAGCCGGAGCGCTCATGA
- a CDS encoding heme A synthase, whose product MTTEPPPREAEQVSRFWRLVPEPSLDVVRRWGWASVAVNIGIVVTGGLVRLTGSGLGCPTWPSCTDDSYVPHAALGYHGAIEFTNRMLGFVVGVVAICTWLVVMRYRPVRHDLRRLATAAALGVPLQAVIGGISVLTGLNPWIVSAHFLVSPIIITLTVSMMRRSRTSPYPHTPPVVRALATACVVAVWLTVALGTVVTGAGPHSGDPETGRNGFDPELVSQLHADVVFGLLGITIALVIATRVTATSRTLRKLAAWLLAIELLQGAVGFTQYFTGLPWGVVLVHMFLAGLLIALVTAVYGERGTPAT is encoded by the coding sequence ATGACGACGGAGCCCCCGCCTCGAGAAGCCGAACAAGTCAGCCGTTTCTGGCGACTCGTGCCCGAGCCGAGCCTGGACGTGGTCCGGCGCTGGGGCTGGGCCTCGGTGGCGGTGAACATCGGCATCGTGGTGACCGGCGGTCTGGTCCGGCTGACCGGCTCCGGCCTCGGCTGCCCGACCTGGCCGTCGTGTACGGACGATTCTTACGTCCCGCACGCCGCGCTCGGCTATCACGGCGCGATCGAGTTCACGAACCGGATGCTCGGGTTCGTGGTCGGCGTGGTCGCGATCTGCACCTGGCTGGTCGTGATGCGCTACCGCCCGGTCCGCCACGACCTGCGCCGGCTCGCGACGGCCGCGGCCCTCGGCGTACCGCTGCAGGCGGTCATCGGCGGTATCAGCGTGCTCACCGGGCTGAACCCGTGGATCGTCTCGGCGCACTTCCTGGTCTCGCCGATCATCATCACGCTGACGGTGTCGATGATGCGCCGGTCCCGCACCAGCCCGTATCCGCACACTCCCCCGGTGGTCCGCGCGCTCGCGACCGCCTGTGTGGTGGCGGTCTGGCTGACGGTTGCCCTAGGCACCGTTGTCACCGGCGCCGGGCCGCACTCGGGTGATCCCGAGACCGGGCGCAACGGCTTCGACCCCGAACTGGTCAGTCAGCTCCACGCGGACGTCGTGTTCGGGCTGCTCGGCATTACGATCGCGTTGGTGATCGCGACCCGGGTGACCGCGACGTCGCGCACGTTGCGCAAGCTGGCGGCGTGGCTGCTGGCGATCGAACTGCTACAGGGCGCCGTCGGCTTCACGCAGTACTTCACCGGGCTGCCGTGGGGTGTCGTGCTCGTGCACATGTTCCTGGCCGGGTTGCTGATCGCGCTCGTCACTGCCGTGTACGGCGAGCGCGGGACGCCCGCAACGTAG
- the sufC gene encoding Fe-S cluster assembly ATPase SufC gives MATLEIRDLHVSVDTENGPKQILRGVDLTIAGGQTHAIMGPNGSGKSTLAYSIAGHPKYNVTSGTVTLDGEDVLDMSVDERARAGLFLAMQYPVEVPGVSVANFLRTAKTAIDGEAPKLRTWVKDVNKALADLDMDSDFGTRNVNEGFSGGEKKRHEIVQLELLNPKVAILDETDSGLDIDALRIVSEGVNRFAAQGDKGVLLITHYTRILRYIKPDFVHVFVDGRVAEEGGPELAEELEANGYERFLKAGAK, from the coding sequence ATGGCGACACTCGAGATCCGCGACCTGCACGTGTCGGTCGACACCGAGAACGGCCCGAAGCAGATCCTGCGCGGCGTCGACCTGACCATCGCCGGTGGTCAGACGCACGCGATCATGGGCCCGAACGGCTCCGGCAAGTCGACGCTGGCGTACTCGATCGCCGGGCACCCGAAGTACAACGTCACCAGCGGCACCGTGACGCTGGACGGCGAGGACGTGCTGGACATGTCCGTCGACGAGCGCGCCCGGGCCGGCCTGTTCCTGGCCATGCAGTACCCGGTCGAGGTGCCCGGTGTCTCGGTGGCGAACTTCCTCCGGACCGCGAAGACCGCGATCGACGGTGAGGCGCCGAAGCTGCGCACCTGGGTCAAGGACGTCAACAAGGCGCTCGCCGACCTGGACATGGACTCCGACTTCGGCACCCGCAACGTCAACGAGGGCTTCTCCGGCGGTGAGAAGAAGCGGCACGAGATCGTCCAGCTCGAGTTGCTGAACCCGAAGGTCGCGATCCTCGACGAGACCGACTCCGGCCTCGACATCGACGCGCTGCGGATCGTCTCCGAGGGCGTCAACCGGTTCGCCGCGCAGGGCGACAAGGGCGTTCTGCTGATCACCCACTACACGCGGATCCTGCGCTACATCAAGCCGGACTTCGTACACGTGTTCGTCGACGGCCGCGTCGCCGAAGAGGGCGGTCCGGAGCTCGCCGAAGAGCTCGAGGCCAACGGCTACGAGCGGTTCCTGAAGGCAGGCGCGAAGTGA
- a CDS encoding helix-turn-helix transcriptional regulator has translation MKTPANGSAPVGAAARDESTRDRVARSILTNGPSSAAVLAERLELTPAAVRRHLDHLLDEGLVESREERVYGPRGRGRPAKVFVLTDTGRHAFHQAYDDLAATAMRFIAEAGGDDAVAEFARRRVAEVEERYREQLALAPESKKAEVLAQALTADGYAASTAEAGHGAQLCQHHCPVAHVAEQFPQLCEAETEVFSRLLGKHVQRLATIAHGDGVCTTHIPGPVDSVPAAPVSDGEAARTAR, from the coding sequence GTGAAAACTCCTGCGAACGGATCGGCGCCGGTCGGCGCTGCCGCGCGGGACGAGTCCACCCGGGACCGGGTCGCACGCTCGATCCTGACCAACGGTCCGTCCAGCGCCGCGGTGCTGGCGGAGCGGCTCGAGCTGACCCCGGCGGCTGTCCGCCGGCATCTCGACCACCTGCTCGACGAGGGCCTGGTCGAGTCCCGCGAGGAGCGCGTCTACGGCCCGCGCGGCCGCGGCCGCCCCGCGAAGGTCTTCGTGCTGACCGACACCGGCCGGCACGCCTTCCACCAGGCGTACGACGACCTGGCGGCGACCGCGATGCGGTTCATCGCCGAGGCCGGCGGTGACGACGCCGTGGCGGAGTTCGCCCGGCGCCGTGTCGCCGAGGTGGAGGAGCGGTACCGGGAGCAGCTCGCGCTGGCTCCCGAGAGCAAGAAGGCGGAGGTGCTCGCCCAGGCCCTGACGGCCGACGGGTACGCAGCCTCCACGGCGGAGGCGGGCCACGGCGCCCAGCTCTGCCAGCACCACTGCCCGGTCGCGCACGTGGCCGAGCAGTTCCCTCAGCTGTGCGAGGCCGAGACCGAGGTGTTCTCGAGACTCCTCGGCAAGCACGTGCAGCGCTTGGCCACCATCGCCCACGGCGACGGTGTCTGTACGACGCATATCCCAGGCCCTGTCGACTCAGTGCCTGCTGCCCCTGTATCCGACGGCGAAGCTGCGAGGACCGCACGATGA